The following proteins are encoded in a genomic region of Thioflexithrix psekupsensis:
- a CDS encoding Alvin_2107 family globule sulfur oxidation protein: MDKTYYETISTMEKMNVDREYRLGWMGGYLENPMREEQRLTEAYEAGYADGQKRDTKGFEKWVSAAA; the protein is encoded by the coding sequence ATGGACAAAACTTATTACGAAACGATCAGCACGATGGAAAAGATGAACGTAGATCGTGAATACAGATTAGGCTGGATGGGTGGATATTTAGAGAATCCCATGCGCGAAGAACAACGTTTAACCGAAGCCTACGAAGCGGGCTATGCCGACGGTCAGAAACGGGATACGAAAGGTTTTGAGAAGTGGGTAAGTGCTGCGGCTTAA